The genomic window GATTGCCTCCTGTTCGGTTTCGAAAGGAATTAATGTTACCACGGGTCCAAATATCTCCTCCTGGTTTGTCCTGCAGTTCCAGGGCAATCCTTCAATAACAGTAGGTTCAATAAACCAACCTTCTCCGCATCTCCCTGAAATATGTTTGGTGTTTCCTCCGGTTAAAATATTTCCGCCTTCTTCTTTGGCAAGCTGGATGTGATAATTGATCTTATCAAAGTGTTGCCTGGAAACAATGGCGCCCATTTGAGTATCATTTTCAAGGGGATCACCGATTTTTAAATTTTCAGTTTCAGTGATAAAAGCAGATTTAAATTTTTCGTAGATCGGTTTTTCAATAATAATTCTCGACCCGCACAAACAAATTTCACCCTGGTTACTGAATGAGGAGGTGATGGTGGTTTTTAACATCTTATCAAAATCGCAATCTGCAAAAATGATAGTTGGATTTTTTCCTCCCAATTCAAGAGAAAGCTTTTTAAACATTGGGGCAGCTATAGCAGCAATCTCTTTTCCTGCGCGTGTGCTGCCGGTAAATGAGATGGCTTTTATGTCCGGATGTTTCACTATAGCGGCTCCGCATTTCTGGCCTTGTCCATAAATAATATTTAGAACACCAGGGGGTAATCCTGCTTGTATACAAATTTTCGAAAGCTCATAAGCACTCATCGGGGTTATTTCACTTGGCTTGGCAATTACACAATTGCCGGCAGCCAGAGCAGGAGCAATTTTCCATGTAAATAAATACAGCGGAAGATTCCAGGGTGAAATACATCCGGCTATTCCTATAGGCTGCCGAAGTGTATAATTGATTGCGCTGCTTTCCATAGCGTGTGACTCACTATGAAACTGCAAAGCAGCTGTGGCAAAAAACCGAAAATTGGAAGATGCCCTTGGAATGTCAAGCGTGGCGGCGAGCTTTTTTGGCTTGCCGTTATCAATGCTTTCAATCTCCGAAAGCTGATCCAGGTTTTTATCGATCAGGTCGGCGATGTTCAATAAAATTTTACACCGTTTCTCCGCAGGAGTATTCGCCCATTCTTCAAATGCATATCTTGCCGCCTCCACAGCAAGTTCTACATCACGTTCATCCGAATCAGGAACTTGTGAATACACCTTGCTTGTAGATGGATCATAATTATCGAGATAATCTTTTTTTGCAGGATCAATGAGCTTTCCACCAATGTAATTTTGTATGAAAATCATGTAGATTTCTATTCAATGCGGAACAAAGGTAACGGCAAATTGATGATGGAAGAAAGTGTATTTTTAGATGCAATAAAATAACAGACTCTTCAATGGCTTCAGACCTTTCGGTAGATAATGAAATAAAAAGATTGACTGAAAAAAAAATTCCCTTAGGCTATAAGAGATTCGTAACCCATCTTTCACAGATTCAAAACAATCTTAAGCAGGCAGGTGCCACCAATACTGTTGCCATAACGTTTTATAATCTGGGTTCCCGGCAAACCCTTTTTTACCTGGAAGGATTAGCGCGGATCTATCGGCGTATTCACAATCCGAAACGCTTTAAACGGCTTCGGAATGATTTTAAAGAAATTGAAGATCAGCTTGGAAGGGTTGATTTTTATGACGGCTGGGTAAAAGAATTTTCCGTACAGAAAGATTTTCCTGCTGTGTTGCTTGAAAATTTTAAAGAGCACATGAATTCGGAGGTAAAGATCCTGGGAGAATTGATGGTAGAAAAAAAGTGGGCAGGAACTAATCCCGGGGTCATCACTGAAATACTTTCTGAGCTCGATAGTGCAGACTGGCTGACACCTGAAAAAGACAGTAATCAAATAGCGGGCATGATGAATGATGAATTGCTGGAATTTGATCGTGATTACAATGAAGGCACTCTCGACTTTCACGATATTGAAAATGGCTTGCATAAATTCAGGAGGGATGTCCGCTGGTTCAGCATTTACGCACAGGCACTTAACGGGTTGGTACAGTTGAAGGAAGTATCTGTGCCAAATCAAAAACTTACCGCTTACTTAACTCCGGAAGTTTTAAACTCCCCATATAATAAGTTACCGCCTCTGAAAGAGGACGTATCTCCTATATATATCGAAGCACCTAATTTCTACGCTTTGAGCTGGTTAATAAATGAGCTCGGTGTATTAAAAGATGATGGCCTGAGAATCCACACCTTAAAAGCAGCGGCAGAAGAAACCAAATTCAGTAACGATCTGACGTTTGAATCCCTTCTTAAACAACTTCCCGTTAAGAGTAAATGCACCATAGACGAAATTGTAAGAAAAGCTGAAATTATAACGGATAAATTTATTAAGGAAGATAGTTTACTAAAATTGATTGGAAGGGATATCAGAAACTCTGTTCCATCATGATAATCAATTATAACTACAGGCTTCCGGTTCTTCCGCCATCTACAGGGATGTTAATGCCCGTGATATAACCCGCCTGCGGAGAAGCAAGAAAAGCAGCTGCTGCCGCTATTTCGGAAGGTTCTGCAAACCGGTGCATGGGAACCTCAGCTCTCATTTCTTTTTCAATATCTTCTATGCTGCGACCGGTCTTTTGCGCTTTATTATTAATTATTTCTGTCAGTCGTTCGGTATTCGTTGATCCCGGTAAAATATTGTTAACTGTAATACCATAAGGCGCTAATTCTCCGGCTAAAGTCTTTGACCAATTTGCAACGGCGCCCCGTATGGTATTGGAAACACCTAAGCCGCGGATTGGAATTTTTACAGAAGTGGAAATAATATTTATTATTCTTCCATAACCGGATTTTTTCATTCCCGGCACCAATGCACTTGCAAGGATATGATTGCAGATCAGGTGAGTCTTAAATGCAGTTTCAAAGTGCTCAGGGCTTGCGTCGGCGATATTGCCGGCGGGCGGGCCTCCTGTATTATTTATAAGAATCTGATAGGTGGTGTCTTTCAGCTGGTGATAAATAATTTCTTTTAGTTCTTCAGGTTGAGAAAAATCAGCAATAATAAAATCATGCTGCTGGTTTTGGCTTGTATCGAGCTCCTTGATAACCGCAAGCAAGGTCTCTTCATTACGTGCGGTTAATGTAATGTTCGCGCCGGCCTGAGCAAGGGCAATAGCAATCGCTTTTCCAATTCCCTTACTGCTTCCGCAAACCAATGCCCCTTTTCCTGTCAGATCAAAGTCCATAGGTTTACATAAATTTTATGCAGTAAACAGTGACCATTTATTTTTTAAATTTACACGAATATCAGCAACTAATAACTTCTTCCACATGATCACCAGGCCTTTTTCCTTTAAAAAATGGATTGATGAAAACCGGCATTTGTTAAAACCTCCTGTAGGAAATCAACAGGTGTATAAAGGCAACAACGATTTTATTGTAATGGTGGTGGGTGGCCCGAATTCACGTAAAGATTACCATTATAATGAGACCGAAGAATTCTATTATCAGCTGGAAGGTGATGTAGTTGTTAAAATTGTAGAAGACGGAAAGTTCGTTGATATTCCTATCAAAGAAGGAGAGATATTTTTGCTGCCTCCTCTTACTCCTCATTCGCCAAGACGCGGACCGGATACCATAGGATTGGTAATGGAAGTTTACCGCCCTGATGCTAAGGATGGCTTTCAATGGTACTGTGAAAATTGCGGCAACCTTTTATATGAAGACAGAGTAAATGTAAATGACATAGTAAAGGACTTGCCAGTAGTAATGGATAAATTTTATTCGTCAACTGACCTGCGTACCTGCAAGCAATGCGGCCATATAATGGAACCACCAAAGCAGACTGCCTGATATAGGTTGTAACTGCGGGTGACTTTTTGTTTTGAGATTTTTATTGCAGAAGCGATATCCTGATATTAACATCACTGTTTCTTCCCTTATCATCCGTGCAGGACACTTTTACACTTCCGGATTCAGGTGTAAAAAAAATCTTATCGCCTGCTGCTGCAGATTTATAAAATTGATTATTGATATACCAGTAAACCTTTTGAACTTCGTTATCAGCATTGCATGAAAGCATCAGTTGCTGATTTTCATTTTTTTCCAAAACATATTCGGTACCATCGGATGGTGAAGTAATTACAGGAGGATTATCAATAAGTAAATGATTGCAATCAGGATTGTGAGGTGGTATTCTGCCGTAGGGAATATTTTCTGATTCATAAAAAGAAACCAGTGTGGCAGGAAGATCAGCGAAGAATTTTGTTTTATAACCTGCTTGCGGCAAGCAATTTCTACAGTATGAAATTCTTTCATCAGGGGATACAAAAACTTCCTTGAGATGGTTACAAGTTTTCATACTTGAAATTCCCTGGATATAATAGTCCATTACCTGGTTGATGCAAAAATCATTTGGAACGAGGCCCGTTTCAGAACAGACAAGCCGAAAGTCAACACCCGGCGGCATTACCCACCAGTCATTTTTTGCATTGTAGTCAATCCCGTTAAAAATGTCGAAGAGTAAGGGTGTCGCCAAATCAGCACCTGTTAATTCAGGCACTCCGGTCCCATTAAAATTCCCGACCCAAACACCAATTGTATAATCCATATTATAACCAATGCTCCACGCATCGCGTCTGCCATATGATGTGCCTGTTTTCCATGCTATGCGGGGAAGATGGGTACTGCTTTCATAATTGTTTGGAAGGTCAGGACGCATATGTCGGGTAAGAATTTCAGTGATCATATAGACGGCACCAGGGGTAAGAATTCGAACCGTATCTGATAAAATGTGCTCTTTTACCCACTGAGGCTTTAATAATAATCCTTCGGAAGCAAAACAGGAGTAAAGGGTTGTTAATTCTTCCAGTGTTACACCACAGCCTCCAAGGATGGCAGAAAGTCCAAATTGATCTTCATGGTTTAAAAAATTACGAAATCCTGCTTTTTCCAGATCATGAATGAAACTGGAAACACCGAACTCATTCAACAGCTTTACTGCCGGCACATTTAATGAGTTAGCAAGTGCAAACTCAGCGGTAACAGTTCCATGAAACTGCTCATCAAAATTCCGGGGCATATAACCGTTAAAATTTACCGGAACATCTGTAATGGTAGCCTTTGGAGTGATCAATCCCTTTTCGAATGCGAGTGAATAGAGATACGGTTTAAGAGTACTTCCGGGAGAGCGAATAGCACGAACGCCATCTACCTGGCCATTATCAGCCTGATTAAAAAAGTCTGAAGAGCCGACGTACGCTTCAACAGAATGATTGTGGTTGTTAATCACCAATGCAGCACAATTAGTAATATTCATATGATGAATCCGGCGGATGTAATTAAAAGCAAGGTTCTCCACCTTTTCCTGCTTCATACGATCAATACAGGAATGGATGGTTGATTGTGCGGGGTAAGATGAAACGAGACGACGGGAAATATGCGGAGCGAAATGTGGAACAGGATGTCGCTTTGCATCCAGAGGTTCAAGAAGTGCATCTTCAATATCCTGTTTTGGAAAAATATTGGAGGCCTCCAGCTTCATCAGAAATTTATTCCTTTCCGTGATTATTTTATCGTTATCAGTGCCTAATACTAACGAAGAGGGCCGGTTCGGGATAATAGTGAGGATTATGGTCTGAGCCAGTGAAAGATAATCCGGTGTGTGCTGAAAAAAAATAACTGCTGCAGATTTAACTCCTTCGATATTACTTCCATAGGGAATCAGGTTAACATACAACTGCAGAATCTCATTCTTGCTATAATATAACTCCAGCTGAAAAGCCCGGAAGATTTCAATAAACTTATTTGTATACGTTCGTTCCTTTGGCTCCAGCATTCTTGTTACCTGCATGGTTATAGTGGAGGCTCCGGACTGTTTCTTACCTGAAATAAGGTTTTCTATTAAGGCCCGGATAATTGCAATGGGATTAATACCCGGATGATAATAAAAATATTTATCCTCTTTAAATATTAACGCCTTTTTCAGCGAAGGAGTAATTTCATTTAATTCTGTATTTAACCGCCATTTATCATCAGCGCTAAGAAATGCATGAAGTACGGTTCCATCGCTTGCAGTAATTTCCTGGCTGTAATTAATGTGAATATTCAGTGGAAATAAAATATTGAGGACGAAGAAGGTAGCTATGGCTGTTCCAAACGTAAATAAGGTTATTGTAAGCCTATTTTTTTTGGTAAATTGACTGAAATAAAATTTCATTAAGCCGGGAATTTATCTGCAATATTCTACATTAATCACCTTTAGCATAAGCTATTGTTCACAGTTCAATTTAAGTAAACTTTAAAAATGAAGGTTCACAAGTGTCTGATCTTTTGGTTATATATTTGCTCTTCCGGATTGTATAATTAGTCCTCGTTCAGGTATCCTTGAAAAAAATCCTTTTTATATTATTTTTTGCATTACCGCATTTTCTTTTAGCTCAGATCACTGCTCTTAAAGGGGTAGTTGTCGACTCGTTAACCTTACAACCATTACCATATGTAACTATTATTATTAATGGAATTAATACCCAGGGAGCCAGTTCTGATTCTGCAGGAAATTTTTATTTAAAGTCTCAAAATCCCATTACTTCGCTTACCTGCAGCTTTGTTGGTTTTACCACTAAACATATCACTTTTAAGCCTGGCGAAAAACCATCTTTTTTTACCATTCGAATGGCCGCACAGGAGTCGGAGCTGGATAACGTAGTAATTGTGGCAGGGGAAAATCCTGCAAACAGAATTATCAGGACAGCGGTTAATAACCGCTTTGAAAATAATTATGCCAACCTCAATTCATATACGTATCATGCCTATGAGAAATTTACATTTTCGGGAATTCCAACATCGGAGGCAGACGACCCGCTTAAAATAAAGCTGTTTCATTACCTGGATGAGCACCATATTCTTATTATGGAATCGGTAGTAGACCGCTATTATCTTGCTCCTGCCTTATCAAAGGAAAAAGTTGAAGCGCAGAAGGTATCGGGCTTGCAGAACCCTAATTTCACGCTGCTCACCTCTCAGCTGCAAACCACCAATTTTTATGATCCTTTTATCGAGATTGCTACCACTAAATTTGTTAACCCAATCAGTCCGAATAGCTGGGACCGCTATTTCTTTAATATAGTGGATACTTCTTATTCCGGCCAAGACACCGTCTATACGCTTACCTATATTCCTGCAAAGGGGAAAAATTTTGAAGCCTTAAAAGGAAAGATTGAAATCAATAGTGACGGATATGCTATTCAGCACGTTGTAGCCCAGCCTGCCGATACGGTGTTTACAACCATGTACGCCAAAATGGAGCAGTTCTATGCTAAATCGGATGAGGTGCATTGGTTTCCTACCCAGCTAACGACGCAGCTGTGGTTTAAAAAATTCATCATTAACGGGTTGATGGTAATGATGGATGGAAAAACTTTCATAACCAATCCTAAGGCGAACCCTCCCATAACAAAAAAAGATTTTGATGGAGTAGGCGTCGAAATAAAAACGGATGCGGCGACCAAATCCAATGATTACTGGACACAAAACCGCATGGATACCCTGACACGAAAAGAGCTCAATACCTATTCCAAGCTGGATAGTCTTGGCAGGAAAAATAATTTCGACAGAAAGGTAGATTTTGTCACTGCCTTATCGGATGGAAATTATCGCTTAAAAAATGTAAGCATTCAGATCTACAATGTGATTAAGGTAAACGGCCCTGAAGGCCTTCGCTTAGGTCTTGGTCTTGAAACTAACAGTGATCTTTCTCATAAGTTTGTTCTGGGTGGCTTTGGCGGTTATGGATTGAATGATGAAAGGTGGAAATATGGTGGATTTTTGGACCTTAAATTATTTCCTCCTAAAAATGTGAAGCTCAGCTTTTTTTATTCTAAAAATTATGAAGAGACAGGCGGTACACGATTTTTCCAGGGCTCGTACTGGGGTAATAATGAAAACTACCGCAACTACACGATCTCCAGCTTCGACTACGTGACCCGCGAGCAGGTATCCTTTACATCACGTATCCGGAAATACCTGAACATGCAGCTGACTGCTTTTGCAGCCCACAAACAAATTCTGAGTGATTACCGGTTTATCGATAATACAAGCAGTGAACCGGTTCAAAGAGATCATTTTGATTTTTCAGGAATGCAGGCTGCGTTCCGGTTTTCGTACAAAGAGCGCATTGTGCAATCACTCGATCGTTATTACTGGATCAATCAGGGGTATCCGGTAATATGGTTCCAGGCAACGCAGGGTTTTAAAGGGTTTTTAAATGGAGATTTCGATTACACTAAGCTAGAATCCAAGTTTGAATATACGTTTCCCACCAGGTCACTTGGCCTGACTTCTATAGCATTGGTGGGTGGCTGGGTAAATAATCCTTTGCCTGCAACTGACCTCTTTACCGGCATATCGAGCTACGAGCCTATTGGCTTATATGCGGGAAACAGTTTTCAAACCATGCGCTCCAACGAATTCCTTGATAGCAAATATGTGGGAGTCTTCCTTCAGCAGGACTTTCAGAAGAACATCATTCGCTGGGGGAAATTCCAGCCCAATCTCGTGTTGATGACCAATATTGGTTGGGGCACATTGCAGCATCCGGAATTGCAGGTAAATGCCACCACTAAATCTATGAACCAGGGGTATTTTGAATCTGGTTTTTTGCTGAATAATTTACTGGCAAAAAAATTCTTCGGTGTTGCGCGCCTGGGCGTTGGCGCCGGAGCATTTTACAGATATGGGCCGTATGCTTTTTCCAATCCTTTAAGCAACCTCGCTGTAAAGGCTACCTGGAATTATAGCTTTAAATAACATGTAGAATAATATCATTTTTTATTTGATATCAAAAATCTTATAAAAATGAATGCCTTAGTCTTTGGTACAACCTATAACGCTTTGACAATAGTCAACCTAAAAAAAGTATTAATTACACTGCCACCATTTGAAGAACAGGCAAAAAAAGTTGCTGAAATTTAAAGCGATTCACCGTGCAAGAGGATTAAAAGAAAAACTACAGGTGAAATCAAAGTTGTAATAAATAAAATTTGAGGTAAGTGAAATTTGAAGAATATTTTCTTTATATCGAAAAATGCCCAAAGCAATGTTGCGCGAAAGTCTACTTTAATTCAATCTATCCTAAAACAGGTGCAAACGTGTTGTAGTTGATCTTCACTAGCAAGTTTGACTACCGGCCGGATCTATTTTTGTTTACTGCACCACAAACATCTTATGATAGGTATGCGATCCATTCTGAACAACGACACAATAATTTCCAGCAGCCAAGCTTTCGGTAGAAATTTGTTTTACAAACTCACCAGACAAATCGGTTATTTCATTATATAAGAGCTTTCCTGCCATATTTGTGATGCTAATAGAATTGATATTTTTTTCGGAAGACATAAAATGAATAGTGAAATGGTGATGAGAGGGGTTGGGAAATATATTTAACATAATGAGAGGATCCTTAAGTTGATTAATCATGCGGTGTTGAAGGTTGGACAGGCTGCAGGTGTAAAGAGTATCATAGGAGTAATCCTGATAATAGTTTCTCCAGAAATTCAGCTTATCCCGGTATAATGCAACTAAATCAGCAAACTGTGGGTTCAATACCTCATTATTGTTTTCATGCTCATCTTTCAAATTAAAAAATTCTTCAGTTGTATCGTTGCAGTAATATTGCACATATTTACAGCTTAGAGATCGTACAGCCCGCATATCAGGCACGCATTCCTCATGATTCCATTCATACATAAATTCAATGCGGCTTATTTTATCTTTTAACATTTTCAGCAAAGAAATTCCCTGCATACCAAAGGTGTCACGTATTGCCGCGAAATCCAGGATGGTGGGAGCAATGTCAATGTTCATTGCAATTTGATTTTTTACCACTGTTCCCGATTTAATCGTTTTCGGATATCGCATAAATAAAGGGACGTGAATGGATTCTTCGTAAGCCAATTTCTTCTCATAAAGATGATGTTCACCAAACAGATAGCCATTATCGCTCATGAAAATAATAAGGGTACTGTCCATTATACCCATGTTTTCTAATTCATTCCATATCCTGCCAAGATTTACTTCCACACCCTGAAGGGCCTCAAAGTAACTGCGGTAATCCTGAACGATTGTAGTGGAATCTGGCGAATTGCTGCAATCATACAGAAATCCAGGATAATTTTTATCGTATAGTTCGTAGTTTCGTGGAAAGGGCATGGTGTCATTATCAAAAAGGCCCTCATCTTCAGGGCGTGGTGTATAGGGACTGTGAGGTGCTTTGTATGCAAGCCATAAAAAAAAGGGCTTTCCGCCCGGCACTTTATGGAAAAACGCTATAGCACTATCCGTTAGCACATCGGATTGATG from Chitinophagales bacterium includes these protein-coding regions:
- a CDS encoding aldehyde dehydrogenase, which translates into the protein MIFIQNYIGGKLIDPAKKDYLDNYDPSTSKVYSQVPDSDERDVELAVEAARYAFEEWANTPAEKRCKILLNIADLIDKNLDQLSEIESIDNGKPKKLAATLDIPRASSNFRFFATAALQFHSESHAMESSAINYTLRQPIGIAGCISPWNLPLYLFTWKIAPALAAGNCVIAKPSEITPMSAYELSKICIQAGLPPGVLNIIYGQGQKCGAAIVKHPDIKAISFTGSTRAGKEIAAIAAPMFKKLSLELGGKNPTIIFADCDFDKMLKTTITSSFSNQGEICLCGSRIIIEKPIYEKFKSAFITETENLKIGDPLENDTQMGAIVSRQHFDKINYHIQLAKEEGGNILTGGNTKHISGRCGEGWFIEPTVIEGLPWNCRTNQEEIFGPVVTLIPFETEQEAINLANSTEYGLAASIWTENLACAHRVSAMVQSGIIWINCWLLRDLRTPFGGMKNSGAGREGGNEAMRFFTEAKNICLKL
- a CDS encoding SDR family oxidoreductase — its product is MDFDLTGKGALVCGSSKGIGKAIAIALAQAGANITLTARNEETLLAVIKELDTSQNQQHDFIIADFSQPEELKEIIYHQLKDTTYQILINNTGGPPAGNIADASPEHFETAFKTHLICNHILASALVPGMKKSGYGRIINIISTSVKIPIRGLGVSNTIRGAVANWSKTLAGELAPYGITVNNILPGSTNTERLTEIINNKAQKTGRSIEDIEKEMRAEVPMHRFAEPSEIAAAAAFLASPQAGYITGINIPVDGGRTGSL
- a CDS encoding 3-hydroxyanthranilate 3,4-dioxygenase — its product is MITRPFSFKKWIDENRHLLKPPVGNQQVYKGNNDFIVMVVGGPNSRKDYHYNETEEFYYQLEGDVVVKIVEDGKFVDIPIKEGEIFLLPPLTPHSPRRGPDTIGLVMEVYRPDAKDGFQWYCENCGNLLYEDRVNVNDIVKDLPVVMDKFYSSTDLRTCKQCGHIMEPPKQTA
- the pbpC gene encoding penicillin-binding protein 1C, yielding MKFYFSQFTKKNRLTITLFTFGTAIATFFVLNILFPLNIHINYSQEITASDGTVLHAFLSADDKWRLNTELNEITPSLKKALIFKEDKYFYYHPGINPIAIIRALIENLISGKKQSGASTITMQVTRMLEPKERTYTNKFIEIFRAFQLELYYSKNEILQLYVNLIPYGSNIEGVKSAAVIFFQHTPDYLSLAQTIILTIIPNRPSSLVLGTDNDKIITERNKFLMKLEASNIFPKQDIEDALLEPLDAKRHPVPHFAPHISRRLVSSYPAQSTIHSCIDRMKQEKVENLAFNYIRRIHHMNITNCAALVINNHNHSVEAYVGSSDFFNQADNGQVDGVRAIRSPGSTLKPYLYSLAFEKGLITPKATITDVPVNFNGYMPRNFDEQFHGTVTAEFALANSLNVPAVKLLNEFGVSSFIHDLEKAGFRNFLNHEDQFGLSAILGGCGVTLEELTTLYSCFASEGLLLKPQWVKEHILSDTVRILTPGAVYMITEILTRHMRPDLPNNYESSTHLPRIAWKTGTSYGRRDAWSIGYNMDYTIGVWVGNFNGTGVPELTGADLATPLLFDIFNGIDYNAKNDWWVMPPGVDFRLVCSETGLVPNDFCINQVMDYYIQGISSMKTCNHLKEVFVSPDERISYCRNCLPQAGYKTKFFADLPATLVSFYESENIPYGRIPPHNPDCNHLLIDNPPVITSPSDGTEYVLEKNENQQLMLSCNADNEVQKVYWYINNQFYKSAAAGDKIFFTPESGSVKVSCTDDKGRNSDVNIRISLLQ
- a CDS encoding carboxypeptidase-like regulatory domain-containing protein, whose product is MKKILFILFFALPHFLLAQITALKGVVVDSLTLQPLPYVTIIINGINTQGASSDSAGNFYLKSQNPITSLTCSFVGFTTKHITFKPGEKPSFFTIRMAAQESELDNVVIVAGENPANRIIRTAVNNRFENNYANLNSYTYHAYEKFTFSGIPTSEADDPLKIKLFHYLDEHHILIMESVVDRYYLAPALSKEKVEAQKVSGLQNPNFTLLTSQLQTTNFYDPFIEIATTKFVNPISPNSWDRYFFNIVDTSYSGQDTVYTLTYIPAKGKNFEALKGKIEINSDGYAIQHVVAQPADTVFTTMYAKMEQFYAKSDEVHWFPTQLTTQLWFKKFIINGLMVMMDGKTFITNPKANPPITKKDFDGVGVEIKTDAATKSNDYWTQNRMDTLTRKELNTYSKLDSLGRKNNFDRKVDFVTALSDGNYRLKNVSIQIYNVIKVNGPEGLRLGLGLETNSDLSHKFVLGGFGGYGLNDERWKYGGFLDLKLFPPKNVKLSFFYSKNYEETGGTRFFQGSYWGNNENYRNYTISSFDYVTREQVSFTSRIRKYLNMQLTAFAAHKQILSDYRFIDNTSSEPVQRDHFDFSGMQAAFRFSYKERIVQSLDRYYWINQGYPVIWFQATQGFKGFLNGDFDYTKLESKFEYTFPTRSLGLTSIALVGGWVNNPLPATDLFTGISSYEPIGLYAGNSFQTMRSNEFLDSKYVGVFLQQDFQKNIIRWGKFQPNLVLMTNIGWGTLQHPELQVNATTKSMNQGYFESGFLLNNLLAKKFFGVARLGVGAGAFYRYGPYAFSNPLSNLAVKATWNYSFK
- a CDS encoding sulfatase-like hydrolase/transferase → MKKLFILNIYLFAFGFFTYASCTLPAPAKFKSQKVESCQFGITWQFVEDAYSYNVKYREINASDWITLVNIGDVSSYVVTGLQPSTTYKVKVAAICSNGKEGLYTSEMTLNTPSCSTPFNLGASAITSTSAIIFWSASCEQSFKLQYRKSNNAKWIVINHLKSSPYTFMNLNPATAYEVKIKSECGDNNNSDFSSLFNFTTIDKEYPVSNKNVLLVIIDDARYDTYTATGGPDFFADTNMSRIADEGANFKLTYVAQSQCAPSRGSIVTGTYPHIHGVKSNPPENASDTITLITLPQILHQNNYFTGLIGKYHISKYPQPGYDFWMENHRPKYIDSKYDINGNENILYGHQSDVLTDSAIAFFHKVPGGKPFFLWLAYKAPHSPYTPRPEDEGLFDNDTMPFPRNYELYDKNYPGFLYDCSNSPDSTTIVQDYRSYFEALQGVEVNLGRIWNELENMGIMDSTLIIFMSDNGYLFGEHHLYEKKLAYEESIHVPLFMRYPKTIKSGTVVKNQIAMNIDIAPTILDFAAIRDTFGMQGISLLKMLKDKISRIEFMYEWNHEECVPDMRAVRSLSCKYVQYYCNDTTEEFFNLKDEHENNNEVLNPQFADLVALYRDKLNFWRNYYQDYSYDTLYTCSLSNLQHRMINQLKDPLIMLNIFPNPSHHHFTIHFMSSEKNINSISITNMAGKLLYNEITDLSGEFVKQISTESLAAGNYCVVVQNGSHTYHKMFVVQ